aaaacgaagatcatggcatctggtcccaccacttcatgggaaatagatggggaaacagtggaaacagtgtcagactttatttttctgggctccaaaatcactacagatggtgactgcagccatgaaattaaaagacgcttactccttggaaggaaagttatgaccaacctagatagcatattcaaaagcagagacattattttgccaacaaaggtccgtctagtcaaggctatggtttttcctgtggtcatgtatggatgtgacagttggactgtgaagaaggctgagcaccgaagaattgatgcttttgaactgtggtgttggacaagactcttgagagtcccttggactgcaaggagatccaaccagtccattctgaaggagatcagccctgagatttctttggaaggaatgatgctaaagctgaaactccagtactttggccacctcatgtgaagagttgactcattggaaaagactctgatgctgggagggattgggggcaggaggagaagggggcgacagagaatgagatggctggatggcatcactgactcgatggacgtgagtctgagtgaactctgggagttggtgagggacagggaggcctggcgtgctgcgattcatggggtcccaaagagtcggacacgactgagtgactgttctGATCTGATATTTTGTTCCCTCAACCAAATAGTTTAACAGAATTTTTAAtatgtgacattttaaaatgtatgtatcaGCATAAATTTCCTGAGTTCTGAAAAGAATGTGACGAGACTATCATTTCATTGTAATTTCACTTCCCTTAAATCCAGTCTTACCAAAAACAAAATTTGCTTTCCAAAAAGAGGTAGTTGAATATAACAGATGACGTGTGTGTGTACAGAGAAGCCATAAACACAGTCATGATTACGAACATACTGTACCCATTTCCTCATGCCCATACATAATCCTTTTCTCCAGCTCCTTCCTGGAGCCCACTCACTCCCTGGCAGCCGCTGACTTGCTTTGTTATTCTAGATTAGTCTGCAGTTTCTAACATTATGTACAAATGTGTGCTTTTGGTCGGCTTTTCATTCAGAAATTCATCTATATTGTATCAATAgaccattcctttttattgcagaATAGTATTCCATTAATACAATTTATCCCTTTGTTGATGGGCATGTGGGTTCTCGGTAATTTTTGGCTTTTACAAAttgagctgctatgaacattcgtGTAGACATCTTTGTGTGGATATATGCTTTCTTTTGGCATGTATGCATTTCTTCTGGGTAAATACCTCAGAAAAGAATGGCTGGATCAGATGGTAGGTGTATGTTTATCCTGAAACTGCTCcactgttttctaaagtggtaCAACTCCTAGCAGTTACGTTTTCCATTTCTGCCAGCAGTgtgagttccagttgctccacaccCTTGCAAACACTTGATAAGATCAGTCTCCTTAATTCTAACCATTCTAATAGATGTGCAGTGATTTCTTGCTGAGGTTTTCATtcgtatttccctaatgacttctgattttgagcatcttttcacatgcataTCTGCCATTCTCATATTCCTTTTTCAGTGAAGTACCTGTTAaaaatcttttgctttttaaaaatttggttatCTTATTATtatgagttctttacatattctagatATAAGTTCTTTGTTGTGTATGTTTTGCAAATAGTTTTTCCTAATCTGTGGCTGCATTTTCACTGTCTTGTGTTTTcaactgaaggataattactttgcagTATTGCATCAGTTTCTactaaacatcaacatgaatcagccataggtttacccatgtcccctcccacctgAACATCACTTCcacacctctctaggttgttatTGAGcccaggtttgagttccctgagtcataccgcaaattcccattggctatctattttacataaggctaagaacaaagctagtggaggtgatggaattccagttgagctctttcaaatcctgaaagatgatgctgtggaagtgctgcactcaatatgccagcaaatttggaaaactcagcagtggccacaggactggaaaagggcagttttcattccaatcccaaagaaaggcaatgccaaagaatgctcaaactaccgcacaattgcactcatcttacatgctagtaaagtaatactcaaaattctccaagccaggcttcagcaatacgtgaaccgtgaacttccagatgttcaagctggttttagaaaaggcagaggaaccagagaccaaattgtcaacatccattcaatcattgaaaaagcaagaattccagaaaaacatctctttctgctttattgactatgccaaagcctttgactgtgtggatcacaataaactgtggaaaattctgaaagagatgggaataccagaccacctgacctgtctcttaagaaatttgtatgcaggtcaggaagcaacagttagaactggacatggaacaacagactggttccaaataggaaaaggagtatgtcaaggctgtatattgtcaccttgcttatttaacttatatgcagagtacatcatgagaaacgctgggctagaagaagcacaagctggaatcaagattgccgggagcaatataacctcagatatgcagatgacaccacccttatggcagaaagtgaagaggaactcaaaagcctcttgatgacagtgaaagaggagagtgaaaaagttggcttaaagctctgaATGatgattcagaaaacgaagatcatggcatctggtcccatcacttcatgggaaatagatggggaaacagtggaaacagtgtccgactttttttgggctccaaaatcactgcagatggtgactgcagccatgaaattaaaagacgcttactccttggaagaaaagttatgaccaacctagatagcatattgaaaagcagagacattattttgccaacaaaggtctgtctagtcaaggctatggtttttccagtggtcatatatggatgtgagaattggactgtgaagaaagctgagtgctgaagaattgatgcttttgaactgtggtgttggagaagactcttgagggtcctttggactgcaaggagatccaaccagtccatactgaaggagatcagccctgggatttctttggaaggaatgatgctgaagctgaaactccagtactttggccacctcatgtgaagagctgactcattggaaaagactctgatgctgggagggattgggggcaggaggagaaggggacgacagagaatgagatggctggatggcatcactgacttgatggacgtgagtctgagtgaactctgggagttggtgatggacagggaagcctggggtgctgtgcttcatgggctcgcagagtcggacacgactgagcacctgaactgaactgaatgaatgtttccatgttactatcTCCATACCTCCcagcctttccttctccctttaagtgtcttttaaaaaaatttttgccaCATTGCATGGCATGGGGggtcccagttccctgactagggattgaacccgtgtctcctgcattggaatcaCAGAATCTTGTCAGGCAAGTGTAtgctccttggttctgtctcgtcacaccaaagatttggagtgacagaCCTTAAAGCTCTTGGTGTGTCACAGCTattgggtcttggacagaccgtgttatagctctcagacAAATCAGTGTCACATACAGCTCCATgctacagctctattttatttagaaaatagcaagaGAGTCCATCCTCGAGGCGCAAGGGCATGCCGACCCAAAGacgcaaagagaagagagtgggggaGTGCACCAGAGCGTGGGAGAGCGAGCGAGTGAGCACGCTTTgcctcctctttttatgttttttcctccccctgggcctgccttacgtaaattgggctagccaggagtgctgtttgttctacctgaggtcctcactcaggtcctcggaccttcctttgttctattttttgcaggcttttcccttccttgtcttttagccaccgctattttggactcctgtttcctattctacctacctaacaatcttaactactgaacccccaggaaagtccctgaataGTGTCTTTTaaagagcaaaagtttttaattttgataaagtatgTCTTGGTTTTAAAAAGTGGCACATGCTTTATATGTTATATTTAAGAATCTTTGCTAACCCCAAGGTCACTAAAATTTTTGGTTATTGATTTTAGCAAATAAAATCCTACCATAGTCCTTTTAGAGATCCCTTGAAGCACAAGGTTTGAAAAAAATTTCTGAATAGTTGGGCTATGATTCGGTGACTATTTTTTAATCACTACGTCTGTTATTGAAATGGGAGAGATTATTTCAGCACAAAAAGGATCACACTTTAAATTCTTCAAATTAAATAAtgagtgtttttatttctcttatcatttaaaaaatgtgaacatTCTGTAATTCAGCTGCAGCCATTACTTCCAGGTGACTTCTTCATTAGGTTTCAATTCCCtgcatagaaagaaaaaaaaaggagaagcaaaAGTGTAAAGAAAACTTTTATGAAAGGAATAAAAGGGAAAGTCATGAGACTATGAATTTGGTGTTTTATATTGTATTAAACTGACccattcaaaaatttttattagattGAGAATATTCATTCTATTCTCTTGTGATTTTAAACCTTTTACCACCTCTTCAATTCCATTTTTCCAGATTAAACAactgtagtttctttttttttttttaacaactgtaATTTCTCATTAGTCTAtatgaaagcaattatcctctcaGTGACTTCATTTAATGTTTTAGACTCTTTCTAGCTCATTTTATCTGTCTCGAAATCCCTAACTGTGAACCTCCTCTATACacctcctgtggctgctgctcgATTCTCTTGTCCTGTGAGCCTCCTCCTTCCAGAAATCACAGCCAGTGGTGGATATCCTGTCTTGCTAACTCTAATCTGCTGCCAAATAAGCCATCTCCAGAGACACAATGGGACAAGGCGGCTGCCAGTTGCTATTTGATCACCCAACCATCCTGCCTAAAGCTCCTGAGGAGCGTTGCTTAGACCAGTGCCTCAAGCCATTAGTGCTGTTGATCTCAGCTACATCGTGGACTAAGTAAGACAgtatatggtaatatatgttaAAGCTGCATACAGAATAGGTTTTGATAAGATGGTATAAAACTGTTTCTACATTAAAATGTACCTTGAAATAAAAGACTTTCAAAGATCTGAAATAGCCTGTTCAGAAACTAAAGACTTGTTTACACTGCAAAAGTAATCATACTGCTTTATGTAAGGGCTAAACAACACACAAGACTACAAAATAGTATTACTAAATCCTCGGAGGAGTGGGAATTACCCCTTCTGTCTATTTTTGGCAcaaatgatattaagaagagtacTTCCAAAAGCTGActgttggtttaaaaaaatacaaaaactaacCTTTTATATAACAGACTCTTGTTCCGGAAGGCAGTTAGCTTTTCATCATTCTTCCTGTCTAGATAATATCCAAAGACAAATCCCATAGGGACAAGTACATGTACCCAGTGGTCACGCACAACCTGAAGTAAGTTCATCATGAACgctatataaaaaacaaacaaaaaaacccctgaAATATAGCCACTTTTGAAATATCTTTCAAATCACACCTGAAACAGGAAGATAGCTCTAAATATAGGAGATAGATCTTAAAAGCATAATAAGCCTCTTCAGAATGTAGTATATTACTTAAAAATCCACTTAATGAAGATTACATAGGTGACAATGAGTATGAAAATTACACTGCACTGAAgtcaatttattaattttatttcaagttCCACCAGTGATCTGATATATCACAGGAATGGAGagagtatttaaaaaattctacctGCAAAAGCTGAGTATTTTCACcctagagaatcctagggatgggggagcctggtgggctgccgtctatggggtcgcacagagtcggacaccactgaagcgacttagcagcagcagcagaattgatttaaaacttttacacatgtaaaatatttttagatttagCAGAGCTCACAATGTTAAAACTGATATAACAATAACATTGTCAGAAGCAGAATTCTTTAAAGCTATAATTATTGAACACTATTTTTCAAAACCGAttttagaaaggaaatgaaaacatgagaaatttttttaagaacCATACTGAATAATGTCACAGTAGATCTGAATATCAATTAAATAACTCTACAAAAgatatggagagaagggaacttaCTCTTGTAGAATGACTACTAGGTACCAGAGCCATCAAATAGTCTAATATATAACATGAAGAATTATTactcttattttacagataagaaaacagttTAGCCCAAATAGGTATTACATATAAAGCTGGAATTCAAACACAGGTTCATCCcaaaggcctgctgctgctgctaagtcacttcagtcgtgtccgattctgtgcgaccccacagacggcagcccaccaggctcccccgtccctgggattctccaggcaagaacattggagtgggttgccatttccttctccaaagcatgaaagtgaaaagtgaaagtaaagccgctcagccgtgtccaactcttcgaccccacggactgcagcccaccaggcttctccatccatgggattttccaggcaagagtactggagtggggtgccattgccttctctgtcccaaAGGCCTAGATCCTTCTATTATATTGAAATGCCTCTCATAGAGACCCTTCCCCAAATTGACATTGACATTTATGGTACTTAAGACTTACTAAGTTTTTAAGAGTttccagggctcccctggtggtctagtggttaagaatctgcttgccaatgcagggtacacgggttcgatctctggtttgggaaaatcccacatgccgcagagggactaagcctgtgggccgtaactactgagcccatgtgttgcaactactaaagcctgtgtgccaagagcctgtgctctgcaacaagagaagccaccacacggAGCAGCCTGTataccgcaatgaagagtagcctctgcttgccacaactagagaaagcccacatgcacgACAAAGACCCGGTTTAAAAACAGTGTTTAAAGAGTTTCCAAAAGGCAGAAGAGGATGACATCTTTATGGAAGAACTAGAAGTCATCACATGGAAAATGAATCTGCACTAATTCAGTGGAAACATAGCTGAATCATCAATTTTCTGTAAAAATTTGGATCTAAAGATGAAATACATATGTATGCACATGAATCTATAATGAATAAATCCTATATAATGTCTGAGAAGACATGGCAATATCCCAGAAAGAGAATACATTACTGCTAATAAAAGGGCTTAGCTATGTTTGGGAATAATCTGTGCTTTCTAATCTTAGCACTCAACTGTGCTAGGATTATGTAGACTGGATTCCTGCCTCTCCTAAGAAACTGGTTCTCACACACATTCTAATTATTTCTCAAAGTTTACTCACTAGAGGTACTGGGCTAGGAAATAGACATGAAGTTAAAAGTCACACAACTATTATGCACTGCTTTCATAGAGTATAATATTACACAGCAGATTCCAGTCTGAATATCAGAGATCTAAGCAACATTACCTTATTCCTAGAAGGCGGTGGTTTTCTTAGCATTGTACCTCCCCTAAGTAACATTATTTGTATTCAGATCTTTAAGACCCATTTAATAAAACACTCAGGAACTTTTTGTGATTCTGATCAAGTTAGCCACTTGTTTTTTATAAACTTGAGCTAGTCAAGTATGGGAATAACAATGTGTACCTTAATCAAATTATGTAACCTGGAAAGCACTAACCTACAAAATACTAGACAACATAGGTCTCTAGAGAAGTCCAGGGGTCATCTAGTCTTCCACCTGTCGTAAGTTTCTTAAGAGGTGTCAATTTTAACCCTCAGCACAGCTGACTGTTAGATAACCGTACCATCACTGACTGGacagacaggaatttgagcaaactccaggagatagtggcttcccttgtgg
The nucleotide sequence above comes from Bubalus kerabau isolate K-KA32 ecotype Philippines breed swamp buffalo chromosome 19, PCC_UOA_SB_1v2, whole genome shotgun sequence. Encoded proteins:
- the NDUFB1 gene encoding NADH dehydrogenase [ubiquinone] 1 beta subcomplex subunit 1, which translates into the protein MMNLLQVVRDHWVHVLVPMGFVFGYYLDRKNDEKLTAFRNKSLLYKRELKPNEEVTWK